ATTGGCTTTTCTCTGGAGATGAAACTTAAAAAAGTGGAAGAGAACATCTACATGGTGAGGGGTGTAGATGCTCTACCTTCTTTGGAAAATGAAGGTTTTATTTCAAACGCTTACGCTGTACTTACACAAGAGGGATGGGTAGTCATAGATACTCTTTCCACTCCTGAGCTATCTGAAAAGTTTGCAAAAGAGCTTTTACGTATAAAGAATGTCCCGATAAAGTATGTCTTGATAACTCACTATCATCCCGATCATTGGTACGGGGCGAAAACGTACAATAATTTTGGAGCCAAGATAGTTGCACATAGGAAACTTCGAGAACTTTACAATTCCGGGGAGGCGAGGGCTATACTTGAAGAAGCAAATAAAAGTTTTAAAGGTCTTTACAACGATGTAGTTTTAGTTCCACCTGATTTGGTTGTTGATGATAAACTGAATATTCGTGCAGGTTCTGAAGAGTTTGAGTTAATAGCCATGACACCGGCTCATACAAATAGTGATATAGTGGTATACATGCCTAAACGCAAAGTACTCTTCGCTGGGGATCTCGTTTACGATCATCGCATACCTTTCATGGGGGACAGGAATGCAAGCTCAAAAGGTTGGGAGGAAGTACTTCGCAGGATGAAAAACATGGACATAAGGCTCATATTAGGTGGACACAACGATCCTATGGAGAAAAGCGCAATTGACTATACTCTCGGATACATTACTTATTTGAGACAAAATATAAAGAAGATGAAAGAAGAGGGAAAATTCATAGATGAGATAAAAAAAGCACTAAAGGATTCCCCATATAAGAACGATGCTATGTACGAGCAGTTTCACAACGTCAACATATTCAGAGTGGACAGTGAACTGGATATGGAGCCATGAAGGTAGGAGTTATAAGTCTCGGATGTGCTAAAAATCTCGTAGATACAGAGGTGCTTTTGGGTAAGCTCAGATCGGGCGGTGCGGAGCTTGTCAGCGATCCAAAAAAGGCTGACGTTATAGTGATAAACACATGCGGTTTTATAGAACCCGCTAAGATGGAAGCCATAGAGACCATTTTGGAGTTCGCA
This window of the Hydrogenobacter sp. genome carries:
- a CDS encoding MBL fold metallo-hydrolase → MKALLYILILVVIGFSLEMKLKKVEENIYMVRGVDALPSLENEGFISNAYAVLTQEGWVVIDTLSTPELSEKFAKELLRIKNVPIKYVLITHYHPDHWYGAKTYNNFGAKIVAHRKLRELYNSGEARAILEEANKSFKGLYNDVVLVPPDLVVDDKLNIRAGSEEFELIAMTPAHTNSDIVVYMPKRKVLFAGDLVYDHRIPFMGDRNASSKGWEEVLRRMKNMDIRLILGGHNDPMEKSAIDYTLGYITYLRQNIKKMKEEGKFIDEIKKALKDSPYKNDAMYEQFHNVNIFRVDSELDMEP